One part of the Engraulis encrasicolus isolate BLACKSEA-1 chromosome 17, IST_EnEncr_1.0, whole genome shotgun sequence genome encodes these proteins:
- the LOC134467634 gene encoding uncharacterized protein LOC134467634: protein LEPFLFLPLYSACSADKPYFDGVFVAEDAAVADFVGTLHRAVKQTRGQGTCGGTSWAAAKEISRRANKMDEEGMEVAVCRHGFLLKALNMYRGEIFAYPMFLHKALMPCNATFFAMDVACKYWPYLQKAANHLPELLELLNSTPLLSVMHAQNHETKCQIAWSGKYIEGAGTTAGEEVEQVNSYLSRCALTTKYMSKGARVDMLTVHALGWNKKKTSGLQQALCSRYAKTCKMLTEAEKEEQQKKEDLACTDGAAWVAEVQEWATRVRTRPLKLQQDIEGRYLNLRQRKQALYRKNDSGQLRHRLRSEMTVVKNRLLKDIATFNSASPTTTIDIGTVERSLSGDGPAVFWPWDVQGSVRLEDKHAYFVASMRRKRLEEEKGILVKEMEQHTTSLKRLMSCLEAKMSSAESQNEGLSAFCRRRLHDLTIVHLSAVASYRAVLSPQGTNRPSCEEGQGDDGNEDDVHSSDFSYTSDEEETECSSLI, encoded by the exons CTTGAAccatttctttttctccctctctacaGTGCTTGTTCTGCAGACAAGCCCTATTTTGATGGTGTGTTTGTGGCAGAGGATGCGGCTGTTGCAGACTTTGTCGGCACACTACATCGTGCAGTGAAACAG ACACGTGGTCAGGGTACCTGTGGGGGGACATCCTGGGCTGCAGCGAAGGAGATTTCTAGGAGGGCAAATAAGATGGACGAAGAAGGCATGGAAGTTGCTGTTTGTAGGCATGGCTTTCTATTGAAAGCCCTGAATATGTACAGAG GGGAGATCTTCGCCTATCCAATGTTTCTCCATAAAGCGCTAATGCCATGCAACGCAACCTTCTTTGCAATGGATGTGGCTTGCAAGTACTGGCCATACCTTCAGAAGGCTGCCAACCACCTGCCAGAGCTCCTAGAGCTTTTGAATTCCACACCCCTCCTTAGTGTCATGCATGCACAAAACCACGAGACCAAGTGTCAG ATTGCTTGGAGTGGAAAATACATTGAGGGTGCCGGGACTACTGCGGGAGAGGAAGTAGAGCAAGTGAACAGCTACCTGTCCCGCTGTGCTTTGACAACAAAGTACATGTCCAAAGGAG CACGTGTGGACATGCTGACTGTTCATGCCTTAGGGTGGAACAAGAAGAAAACCTCTGGACTGCAACAAGCCCTGTGCTCCCGATATGCCAAG ACATGCAAGATGCTGACGGAAGCTGAGAAGGAAGAGCAGCAGAAAAAGGAGGATCTGGCCTGCACTGATGGAGCTGCATGGGTTGCTGAAGTGCAGGAATGGGCAACCCGCG TAAGAACACGCCCTTTGAAGCTGCAGCAGGACATAGAGGGCCGCTATCTTAACCTTCGACAGAGGAAGCAAGCTCTGTACCGAAAGAATG ACAGTGGTCAGTTGCGTCATCGTCTGCGGAGCGAGATGACTGTTGTTAAGAACAGGCTTCTTAAAGACATTGCCACCTTCAACAGTGCATCGCCAACAACGACAATCGACATTGGAACCGTGGAGCGATCATTGTCAGGAGATGGACCAGCTGTTTTTTGGCCTTGGGATGTGCAGGGGAGTG TCAGACTTGAGGACAAGCATGCCTACTTTGTGGCCTCGATGCGCAGGAAGCGCTTGGAAGAAGAGAAAGGCATCCTCGTGAAGGAGATGGAACAGCACACTACATCACTGAAAAGATTGATGTCTTGTCTAGAAGCAAAGATGTCATCGGCAG AGTCACAAAATGAGGGCCTTTCTGCCTTCTGTCGAAGACGGCTTCATGACCTGACAATCGTCCATCTTTCTGCTGTGGCAAGCTACAGGGCTGTTTTAAGCCCACAGGGGACCAATAGGCCATCTTGTGAGGAAGGGCAGGGAGATGACGGGAATGAGGACGATGTACACAGCAGTGATTTCTCATACACCAGTGATGAGGAAGAAACGGAGTGTAG TTCTTTAATCTGA
- the LOC134467271 gene encoding uncharacterized protein LOC134467271 — translation MRKGTEDPFQYEPGPGSSHSDGPSSPQPFTVQEYISNLSEEDWMAFSSLLNPPMTRSQFVEICQTVLKVASSSSMGLILPAFARMERDLECYSYSPSRFKSAGSSSSDRTTGAPVGLGGMLRMQGALAAFHKCTAAWRRPVSALANAVRPSTVTKLRIYCAKRRPSPDLPDVTVTRPSTVTELRVYSANRMASLDLPEVVSVLRQEGESQDPTGIDRILEKVLSNEGIDHVAKHLVDQMHGVLQEGRLPETTSQCSPSSQLTEMYSYAEAAIKDLLQPYFLPLVAHAASVDNAEFRGAAFAAADAVDGVQAKAKAEDAISSQSRAQSARSSTASCELDTIHPDSSALQVHASMVSFFTDLMVNQVLDKLHLDIPAQQDAADEPDTASAGGPDGCLTSVLMLRLLANMRDGGRSSVDKGLQELIDKILSELSGPSGVPNVHGYLNNTGIQNINRTMEKFLLKEFGSKNILQRAANPKDNSFNMTFLAKLREVLNAEATGAPSALSGSAFPGSDSGPKAAGGMKTGKKSKFGVKIPNRRKRSSKVSPIGVAADKGQQTVTPAPSGNTSAAPADKVKPRKRSWIKKLFSCCVPSETQF, via the exons ATGAGGAAAG GCACAGAGGATCCTTTCCAGTATGAGCCTGGACCTGGGTCTTCACACTCTGATGGACCAAGCTCACCTCAACCATTTACAGTGCAGGAATATATTTCCAACCTCTCTGAGGA GGACTGGATGGCTTTCAGCAGCCTGTTGAATCCCCCT ATGACAAGGAGCCAGTTTGTGGAGATTTGTCAGACTGTGTTGAAGGTGGCCAGCTCTAGCTCCATGGGTCTGATTCTACCAGCGTTTGCGCGTATGGAGAGAGATCTGGAGTGCTACTCATACAGCCCCTCAAG GTTTAAAAGTGCAGGCTCGTCCTCCTCAGATAGGACCACTGGAGCTCCTGTAGGTCTGGGCGGCATGCTGCGGATGCAAGGTGCCCTGGCAGCCTTCCACAAGTGCACTGCAGCATGGCGGCGTCCTGTCTCAGCTCTTGCTAATGCTGTTCGTCCTTCCACCGTGACTAAGCTTCGCATTTACTGTGCCAAGCGCAGGCCTTCTCCTGACCTGCCTGACGTTACGGTGACGCGACCTTCCACTGTGACTGAGCTTCGCGTTTACAGTGCCAATCGCATGGCTTCACTTGATCTGCCTGAAGTTGTTAGTGTGCTGCGACAAGAGGGTGAATCCCAAGACCCAACAGGCATCGACAGGATATTGGAGAAAGTGTTGTCCAACGAAGGCATCGACCACGTCGCCAAACACCTGGTTGACCAAATGCATGGTGTTCTACAGGAGGGTAGGCTGCCTGAGACTACAAGCCAATGCAGCCCTAGCTCACAGCTGACTGAGATGTACTCTTATGCAGAGGCAGCAATCAAAGACTTGCTCCAGCCTTATTTTCTGCCTCTTGTGGCTCACGCTGCTTCTGTGGACAATGCAGAATTCAGAGGTGCTGCTTTTGCTGCCGCTGATGCAGTAGATGGTGTTCAAGCCAAAGCAAAGGCTGAGGACGCAATATCTTCTCAGAGCAGGGCCCAAAGCGCCAGGTCAAGCACTGCCAGCTGTGAGCTGGACACAATCCATCCAGACTCCTCTGCATTGCAGGTGCATGCCAGCATGGTGAGCTTCTTCACCGACCTGATGGTCAACCAGGTGTTGGACAAGCTTCACTTGGACATACCTGCTCAGCAGGACGCTGCAGATGAACCAGATACAGCAAGCGCAGGAGGACCTGATGGTTGCTTGACCAGTGTCCTCATGTTGCGTCTGTTGGCGAAcatgagggatggagggagatccTCCGTTGATAAGGGGCTTCAAGAGCTCATTGATAAAATCCTCTCAGAGCTCAGCGGTCCCTCTGGAGTGCCAAACGTCCATGGCTACTTAAACAACACCGGGATTCAGAACATCAACAGGACCATGGAGAAGTTCCTGCTGAAGGAGTTTGGCTCCAAAAACATCCTGCAGAGAGCAGCGAACCCAAAGGACAACTCGTTTAACATGACCTTTCTGGCAAAGTTGAGGGAAGTCTTGAATGCAGAAGCCACTGGTGCCCCATCTGCCCTGAGTGGCTCAGCTTTCCCCGGGTCAGACTCAGGGCCAAAAGCAGCAGGTGGAATGAAAACAGGGAAGAAATCCAAATTTGGAGTGAAG ATACCAAACAGACGAAAGCGAAGCTCAAAGGTGTCTCCAATCGGTGTTGCTGCTGACAAGG GTCAACAAACAGTTACACCTGCTCCATCCGGGAACACCTCTGCTGCACCTGCTGATAAAGTGAAGCCTCGTAAACGCTCCTGGATCAAGAAGCTGTTCAGCTGCTGCGTGCCAAGTGAAACTCAATTTTGA
- the LOC134467869 gene encoding sodium/potassium/calcium exchanger 1-like: MMNVLCLTLYHIVNIVVYLTSTDWQKDDVVTLNLEEVPQQAPEQVLGEEVMAEEEQVAEGEEVMAEEEQVAEGEEVMAEEEQVAEGEEVMAEEEQVAEGEEVVTEEEQVAEGEEVVTEEEQVAEEVEEAVVEVEEGEQEKEVVQMQEKAEERQGKRRVAGLVRKQRACQYHQAETYPIAGVLKERTRRGVFQRLLKWEPCPECGKDFAPTWQTV; encoded by the exons ATGATGAATGTACTATGTTTAACACTTTATCACATAGTAAACATTGTTGTCTATCTAACATCTACAGACTGGCAGAAGGACGATGTGGTCACCCTCAACCTCGAAGAGGTACCGCAGCAGGCCCCAGAGCAGGTGCTCGGGGAAGAGGTGATGGCCgaggaagagcaggtggcagagggagaggaggtgatggccgaggaagagcaggtggcagagggagaggaggtgatggccgaggaagagcaggtggcagagggagaggaggtgatggccgaggaagagcaggtggcagagggagaggaggtggtgaccgaggaagagcaggtggcagagggagaggaggtggtgaccgaggaagagcaggtggcagaggaagtggaagaggcGGTGGTTGAAGTTGAAGAAGGGGAGCAGGAGAAGGAAGTGGTGCAGATGcaggagaaagcagaggagagacaaG GCAAAAGAAGAGTTGCCGGCCTGGTGAGAAAACAACGAG CGTGCCAGTACCACCAGGCCGAAACATACCCCATTGCTGGGGTTTTGAAAGAAAGAACAAGGAGG GGAGTGTTCCAAAGACTTCTGAAATGGGAACCATGCCCAGAATG CGGGAAGGATTTCGCTCCAACCTGGCAGACAGTTTAA